One genomic region from Anopheles bellator chromosome 2, idAnoBellAS_SP24_06.2, whole genome shotgun sequence encodes:
- the LOC131208618 gene encoding large ribosomal subunit protein eL36, producing the protein MAPRYELCVGLNRGHKTTKIKQLQYRGDRKVKGIRPSRTKGIQTKHTKFVRDLVREVVGHAPYEKRGMELLKVSKDKRALKFLKRRLGTHIRAKRKREELSNILAHMRKAAHK; encoded by the exons ATGGCTCCGAGATACGAACTGTGCGTTGGCCTGAACCGTGGCCACAAGACCACAAAGATAAAGCAGCTGCAGTACCGCGGAGACCGCAAGGTCAAGGGAATTCGTCCGTCCCGCACGAAGGGT ATCCAAACCAAGCACACCAAGTTCGTGCGCGATTTGGTGCGTGAGGTCGTCGGCCATGCCCCGTATGAGAAGCGCGGTATGGAGTTGCTGAAGGTGTCGAAGGATAAGCGTGCGCTCAAGTTCCTGAAGCGACGCCTCGGTACGCACATCCGCGCCAAGAGGAAGCGTGAAGAGCTGTCCAACATTCTAGCCCACATGCGCAAGGCCGCCCACAAGTAA
- the LOC131212445 gene encoding histone H4 transcription factor-like, whose protein sequence is MVKPSKKRKRQRSGNEQKRAKKPKLQSLPKEQVCEEHIVEADSTIRDDRPLDYGNSKVQQWMQQQEPFQTVGYDDVDDEISEDDNEQSSVLPEDTEVPMRKSLKKRSELEKRTSVKYECEWSKCQFLTGHDRKYFQHIERHASKANVNGDGCFACQWDLCDFVAENLDELVSHVHYHGYHTKLKVHGASLNILLKIHKCNYDSRMRNTITNRRITSVCEWEGCSDQMNKAMEFFYHVESHVLDVFPAGEKHTAQPVRCGWSFCDKTFSKLCTFTKHMLKHTGQKDIACYNCGDMFCERVKYIDHCNRQIELGRRKYHCTECDRYYSTERLLKNHMVSHQKHASCPRCPLAFATQAGLSRHILARHLKERPFICNECSYRSVTKYELEKHIVTHSTNAQKNLFRCSEFGCNAVYKCEASIKRHISSHYRQPTHYECHICSKSYTMGYTLSKHLHQLHQLERQPGHTRFRYKLDTDGIYRLATYVERNKTPTASVSNMNVVNANESHKVSQKSEALKIPIRKMTTPSSSLEPAVSAIEPIGQNVFAVQVSFPVVCDQLQSGEETTEMVTEWPGQSVQANGTESKRFKSQAQPQPQPPSSPVFAKEEKTTPKAKKVQDFTVMKRYLKGNKMPKIDGKLG, encoded by the exons ATGGTGAAACCAAGCAAGAAACGCAAGCGTCAGCGAAGTGGTAACGAGCAAAAACGTGCGAAGAAGCCGAAACTACAGTCATTGCCGAAGGAACAGGTATGTGAAGAGCATATCGTTGAGGCGGATTCTACGATCCGCGACGACCGGCCACTGGATTATGGGAATAGCAAGGTGCAGCAAtggatgcagcagcaggaaccgtTCCAAACCGTTGGCTACGATGATGTGGACGATGAAATTTCAGAGGATGACAACGAGCAATCGTCTGTGTTGCCCGAAGACACAGAG GTACCGATGAGGAAGTCGCTGAAAAAACGAAGTGAACTGGAGAAACGCACCAGCGTCAAGTATGAATGCGAATGGAGCAAGTGCCAGTTCCTGACCGGGCACGATCGTAAATATTTTCAGCACATCGAACGGCACGCGTCAAAGGCGAATGTTAACGGAGACGGTTGCTTCGCTTGTCAGTGGGATTTGTGCGATTTTGTGGCAGAAAACTTAGACGAGCTAGTGAGCCACGTTCATTACCATGGTTACCACACCAAGCTAAAGGTGCACGGCGCGAGTCTGAACATTTTGTTGAAGATTCACAAGTGCAACTACGACAGCCGTATGCGaaacaccatcaccaaccGCCGGATCACTTCCGTGTGCGAATGGGAGGGTTGTAGTGATCAGATGAATAAGGCGATGGAATTTTTTTACCACGTCGAATCACATGTTCTCGATGTGTTTCCAGCGGGTGAAAAGCACACCGCCCAGCCAGTGCGCTGTGGTTGGTCGTTTTGTGATAAAACATTCAGCAAACTATGTACATTCACAAAGCACATGTTGAAGCATACGGGCCAGAAGGACATCGCCTGCTACAACTGTGGGGATATGTTCTGTGAGCGCGTCAAGTATATCGATCACTGCAATCGACAGATCGAACTTGGTC GTCGCAAGTATCACTGCACAGAGTGTGACAGATACTACTCAACCGAACGGCTGCTAAAGAATCACATGGTTTCCCACCAGAAGCATGCTAGTTGTCCGCGTTGCCCGCTGGCGTTCGCGACGCAAGCGGGCCTATCGCGGCATATACTCGCACGCCACCTAAAGGAACGGCCGTTCATTTGCAACGAGTGCAGCTACCGATCGGTGACGAAGTACGAACTGGAGAAACATATTGTCACGCACAGCACGAACGCACAGAAGAATCTTTTTCGGTGTTCCGAATTCGGTTGCAACGCAGTGTACAAATGTGAGGCTTCCATCAAACGG CACATTAGCAGTCACTACCGTCAACCGACGCACTACGAGTGCCACATATGCTCGAAAAGCTACACGATGGGTTATACGCTGTCAAAACACTTGCACCAGCTGCATCAGTTGGAGCGACAGCCCGGGCATACCCGTTTCCGGTACAAACTCGACACGGACGGTATCTATCGGCTAGCAACGTATGTTGAGCGAAATAAGACCCCTACAGCGTCAGTTAGCAACATGAATGTCGTGAATGCAAATGAATCGCACAAGGTGTCGCAAAAGTCTGAAGCTCTTAAAATACCCATACGGAAGATGACGacgccgtcgtcatcattgGAACCGGCGGTTAGCGCTATCGAGCCGATCGGTCAGAACGTGTTTGCAGTACAGGTTTCATTTCCGGTGGTTTGTGATCAATTGCAGTCGGGCGAAGAAACTACCGAAATGGTTACGGAATGGCCAGGACAATCGGTGCAGGCGAACGGGACGGAGTCTAAACGTTTCAAAAGCCAAGCTcagccgcaaccgcaaccaccgtcgtcaccggTGTTTGCTAAGGAGGAGAAAACTACACCAAAAGCAAAGAAAGTGCAAGATTTTACGGTAATGAAGAGATACCTGAAGGGGAACAAAATGCCCAAAATTGACGGAAAACTCGGTTGA